In Solimonas sp. K1W22B-7, the DNA window CGGCTTGTCGCCGCGCGCCGCGAAGGCATCCAGCGCGATTCCCGTGAAGGTCTGGCGGACCTGCTCCACCGCTCCCGGGCAGGTGGTCCAGGGCGCGCGCTGCATCACCGCCTCGATGTCCGTCGCCATCGTTCCATCGTGACGGACGGTGACGCGCATGCAGTGGTAGTCGTCTTCCAGTTCGCTGCAGACCTGGCCGGCGGCGGGTGTGATGCGGATGCGCCGCCGGAACCCCGGCAGGCCATCGACCCCTGGCGGGTTCATGCCGACCCCGCCGCCGCCCTTCCCCTTCGGGAAAGGCGGCGGTCGGCGTCTGCCCCCGGCATGGCGCAGGGGGCTCGCACGATCATGCGGCCCAGCTCAGCCAGAGCGATTCGGGACCCACGACGTGGCCGCCGTGGTAGGCGACCGGCTTGGCCGGATCGAGCTTGAACGCGGGCAGGCGTGCCAGCAGCTCTTCGTAGATCACCTGCAGCTCGAGGCGCGCCAGATGCGAGCCGAGGCAGCGGTGCGGCCCCATGCCGAAGGCCACATGCACGGTTTCGCGGTTGAGGTCGTACTTGCCGGCTTCCGGGTACTCGGCGGAATCGAGGTCGGCGGCAGGCAGGAACAGCATGGCACGCTCGCCCGACTTCATGTCCACGCCCTGGAAGTTCATGTCCTTGGCGACGCGGCGGATCGGCACGGTGAAGGTGTAGCGGCGCAGCAGTTCCTCGGCGGCCTTCGGAATCAGTTCCGGGCTCTGCCGCAGCTTCGCCTGCAGCTCGGCGTCCCTGGCCAGGTGCAGCACGCCCAGGCCGATGCCGTTGACCACCGTGTCGAGGCCGGCGGTGAACAGGACGACGCAGTAGTTCTCCATGTCTTCCAGCGTCGTCGGCTTGCCGCCGATATCGGCCTGCCAGAGCATGCTGATGAGGTCGTCCCTGGGGTTTTCCTTACGCTCCAGCACGGTCTCGCGCATGATCGAGGTGAGCTTGAGCATGCGCCGGACGATGGCGCGCGGATCGGGATTCTTGATCCCTTCCATGTGCTCCTTCACCAGCACACGGTATTCCTGCTGGCGCTCCAGCGGCAGGCCGAACATCTTCAGGAACACCTGCACCGGCAGCGGCTCGGCCACCTCCGTCAGGAAGTCGGCGCCGCCCTTGGCCTTGATCTTCTCGATCAGGTCCACGGCGAGATCGCGGATGCTGTCCTTGAGGGCCAGCATCGCCTTGGGCGAGAAGGCGCGCTGCAGCGGCATGCGGTAGGCGGTGTGCGCCGGCGGATCGATGGTGATCGGCAGCGGCTGCGGGATGTGCGGGGAGCCCGGCGGCAGCTGCGCCATCATCGCCTTGAACTGCGCCTGCGGCACGATCTCGCTGGAGAAGCTTTCGGTGTCGCGCGAGGCATTGAAGTTCGCCGAGTGGCTCAGCAGCATCCAGTGGCCGCCGTTGCGCGGCGTCCAGAAGATCGGCGGCGCGTTCTTCAGCAGGTCCAGGATGCGCGCATGCGGATCGGCGACGTAGGCCGGGTCGGCGAACATGTCGAAGTCGTACATCACCGCGTCGGTGATGTGCGCAGGCCTGGGGGCTGCGGGGCTCAGGTTGGGGGCATTGCTCATGTGACACTCCGCGAAGGAATACTGCGTTCTGGATCAGGGGATTCGGAGACGCTCAGGCCGGGGCGGTCCGGGGCATGCCGGCCCGGTCTCGCCGCAAGGCGATCTTTTCGATCTGGATTTTCATGCTCTCCTCGCCTGGCACGCGCCACGCGCACCGGTCCCCGGTTTATCGCACAAAGCTGAATTTCACACAACAGTGGTGTTTATTAAAGCACCAGCCATTTCAGCCAGACACTTGACCTTATAGTCACCGTTGTTGATTATAATAGGAAGCCGCCAGGCCTGCATCGCAGCCCGCGGCGGGCACCGGGCAGGACAACCATCAGCCCGCCGGCAGCGGGCACCTCGGGGAGGCGCAAGCGCGCGATTTCATGGCCCTTTACACCAGCATTCACCTGCACAACGTGCCCGC includes these proteins:
- a CDS encoding cytochrome P450, which translates into the protein MSNAPNLSPAAPRPAHITDAVMYDFDMFADPAYVADPHARILDLLKNAPPIFWTPRNGGHWMLLSHSANFNASRDTESFSSEIVPQAQFKAMMAQLPPGSPHIPQPLPITIDPPAHTAYRMPLQRAFSPKAMLALKDSIRDLAVDLIEKIKAKGGADFLTEVAEPLPVQVFLKMFGLPLERQQEYRVLVKEHMEGIKNPDPRAIVRRMLKLTSIMRETVLERKENPRDDLISMLWQADIGGKPTTLEDMENYCVVLFTAGLDTVVNGIGLGVLHLARDAELQAKLRQSPELIPKAAEELLRRYTFTVPIRRVAKDMNFQGVDMKSGERAMLFLPAADLDSAEYPEAGKYDLNRETVHVAFGMGPHRCLGSHLARLELQVIYEELLARLPAFKLDPAKPVAYHGGHVVGPESLWLSWAA